Sequence from the Bacillus sp. es.036 genome:
GCTGCCCTCGAAGTGATTGGAGGAAAGTGGAAGGTCGTCATACTCTGTCACCTAATCGAAGGCACGAAGCGCACGGGTGGACTAAAAAAATTAATGCCTGGCATTACGCAAAAGATGCTAACACAACAGCTCCGTGAATTAGAAGATGATGGTGTGATTTTAAGAAAGGTGTACAATCAGATTCCACCAAAAGTTGAATATTCACTGACTGACTACGGATGGTCTTTAAAAGAAATACTTGATTCACTTTGCTCATGGGGAGAGCAGCACATCGAAAAAACTTATCCTTGCAAAGAAGATGTGCTCTTACAACCTGAAGAACGAGATACAATGAAAGCTTAATTCAAAAAACGGTCGGCACGTACAAACGTGCCGACCGTTTTTTATCTTCGAGCTGATGTCAATTTATCTGGTGAAGGTAACCATCGATCGAATGCCAGCAGTTTCGAGAAAAACGGCATGGCGAATACTGTAGAAACGAACAGCGTAAAGATCAAGATAAATGGTATCCCCCACATAGTCGCAATGACTTCAGATGACTGTTGTTCAAGGAACCATTTAATGACAAATCCATGGAACAAATAAATCGCAAACGTTCTGGATCCTAATGGTGTAAAGACAATTGGTCCTTCTGGAATCACCGAAAAGAACAAAAACATAACAATCGCCGTTCCAATATAATAGGTGAGGCGAATCAACAAGTCTGTGCTTGATTCATACACATACGTACCGTAAAGGAGATCAGCTAGTCCTTCAATTTTGTATAAATAAAACAGTAAAAACAATCCGCCAAGTACCACGGGAGCAATCCATTTCATATATGGGAAGCGGATCGGCTTCTTTTTACGCCCCATTACCATGCCAAGTACGAAGAACGGTAAGAAAACGAAGAGTCGGTCAAGTGATAGAAATCTTTCAACATCAAAGTAACCAACAACGAGGCCAGCCCCGATACTTAAAGGTAGCAAAACACTTGTCTTCATTTTAAGCAATATAGGTGATATCAGCTTATATGCAGCGATACATAATAAAAACCACATGGCCCATCTTGGGGTTAAAAACTCAATTGCAAATGATTTTTGATACAGGTTTGTGTAATAAATTGAATAAACGACCTGGAAAATGACATAAGGAAGCAAAAACGTCGTGAACACTTTCCAAAAATATTTTGTGCCAGATGCCTTTCTAGTGAAATAGCCAGCTAAAAAAATAAAAGCAGGCATGTGAAAAATAAAGATGACATGATACAAACTGTAAATAAAACGAGAGTCATTAATAAATGGCGTTAGCAGGTGACCACCGACTACTAACAATATTAAGATAGCTTTACTATTATCGAAGTATGCAATACGTTCTGACACGAAAAACAACCTCCTCAAAGGATTGAAAGACCATATCGTCCTTCTCTATATACCCTCATTTTCATATTTTCATCCTTTATATTGGTTAGTTATTCGCACCTTGACCGCATAATTCTGTCAATCTCACCAAAAGAAAGAATATTCCAACACTATTTTTGGTCATAAACACAACCTTTTTACTACCTAAATCCAGGTCTATTGACTCAAATTAGTATGAAAACGGTTGAATTAATAGAAAAATATATTTTTTCTGAATAATCCCATTGTTTTTTTGTGCCCAGATGAGTAGAATGAATGTTATATTTTCACACATACAAAAGGAAAAAGGAGGCGGGAGACATGATCACATTTGTCGGAGCCATTTGTTTATTGATTGTTGGGTATTACGTTTATTCTAAGGTGGTTGAACGAATTTTCGGCATTGACGATGATCGTGAGACGCCTGCATATACAAAGCAAGATGGCATGGATTATATGCCGATGAGCTGGTGGAAAGGAAGTTTGATTCAACTTTTAAATATCGCTGGTCTTGGTCCAATCTTTGGTGCAGTGCTTGGAGCACTATACGGGCCTGTTGCTTTCATCTGGATTGTCGTTGGCTCAATCTTCGCAGGAGCTGTTCACGATTATTTCTCAGGTATGATGTCACTTAGGCATAATGGGGAACAGTATCCTTCACTAGTAGGACGCTACCTTGGAAAAGGGGCAAAAGGAACGATTAATATTATTTCGATCGTTTTGATGATTCTTGTTGCTGCTGCTTTTACAGCTGGTCCTGCCCAGCTAATGGCGCAAGTAACGCCACTTAGTTTTACGATGAGCTTGATACTCATTTTTGCTTATTTTGTACTGGCAGCCATTTTACCTGTAAATAAAATCATCGGTCGAATTTATCCGATTTTCGGGGTTATTCTTATCGTGATGGCTGTATCTATCGCAATTGGATTATTCTTTATGGACAATCCTATTCCAAATTTAACTTTTTCAAACTTGCATCCGGATAATTTGCCGCTATGGCCACTCTTAATGATTACCGTATCGTGCGGAGCAATCTCAGGATTCCATTCGACTCAAAGTCCAATCATTGCAAGAACAATGAAACGTGAAAGCGATGGAAAGAAAGTCTTTTATGGAGCGATGATTGCAGAAGGAGTAATTGCTCTTATCTGGGCGGCGGCCGGAATGACTTTCTTTGGAAGTACAGGTGGACTTCAGGGAGCCCTTGCGGCTGGAGGACCGTCCGGAGTCGTAAACGAAATAAGTTCTTCCTTACTTGGTACATTTGGTGGCGTTCTTGCGATTGTGGGTGTTATTATTCTTCCAATCACAACTGGCGATACGTCCCTTCGGTCTTCTCGTATGATGCTTGCTGATTTATTTACTAAAAAAGAGACATCAAAAGCTGCTGATGGCAAAGGAAAGACGCTTCTTTTAACAGCAGCTGTTGCAACACCGACATTTCTATTAACGCAGATTGATTATACGTTTTTATGGCGATACGTTGGTTTTACAAATCAACTCGTGGCTACTGTCATGCTTTGGACAGCAGCGATGTACCTTGTAAAAAAACAAAAGTTCCATTGGATTTGTAGTTTGCCTGCACTCTTCATGACAATGACGGTATCAACATATCTTTTCCTTGCACCAGAAGGGTTTCAACTTCCATACAACATCTCAATGGTCTTTGGTGGCATCATTACTTGTTTTACAGCGGGATGGTTTGGTTATCAATTATGGAAAGCCCGCAAAAGAAAAATGGTTACAATCGAACAAGTGGCATAGAGAAAAGCAGCCTTCCTTTTCAGCTAGAAAAAGGAAGGCTGCTTTTTTGGTTGCGTATCGTAAATGGTAAGTTTGTTCTTAATAGATTTACGTTCTTTCGGATTGGGGATAAACGCTGGCTTCCCAATATGAAGCATCCCAACGATCACGTCACCAGGCTCAAGTCCCATCGCTTCTCGAAAGATAGGATCGAAAATAAATCCGTTTGTTTTCCATACAACGCCTAATCCTTTCGCCCAGGACAGTAGCTGTATATTTTGAATGAATGCACACGTAGCCGCAAAATCTTCATGACGCTCTTTTTCAGTCGTAGCCGCTTTCACCGTCACAAGAAGATGAATCGGTATGTTACGAATGAATTGATTGATCTTTTCCTTTTTCTTTTCCGCTTTTTCTTCATCAAATTCTGTGCGGGCAATACTTTCTTGGATATGCTCAATGAGGTGTCCTTTGCCGTCACCCTTATATAACATCACTTCCCACGGTTCTCTTAGTTTATGGTTTGGCGCCCATTTCGCATCTTCCAGAATGTCTACGATTGTATGTAATGGGATATCGTCGGGTTGAAATTTGCGAATCGTTCTTCTTGAAACAATTGTATGTTGAATCGTATCATTCATTTTTTATAAGCACCCTTTCTTAAGACAAATGGTAGACCCGTGCCTTTTAAACTCATCATACCTCCATTCTATTGATAATGATTATCAATGTCAAACAAAAAAAGAAAGCCTATGAGAGACTTTTCTTTTCTTGATGATAATTTGCAACGAGCTGATCCATTACTCTACTCGTTCTAATGGCCGTGTTTCCAGTGCTTGGTGTTTGTCCTATACCGTTTAGCTCATTGACAATAGTCTGAATTAACGGCTGTTGAACATGTTCAGGATACACCACTTCAATTTCACGTTCACCTGACTCAGTTTTGAGAATGATTGGACGTTCTTGAAGTGTTGAATAAACGATTGATCCTTTATCACCAACGATTTCATTTAAATCTTCATTTTTGTAAGATTGAAAACACCACTGCCCTGTGCCGTGTACACCTGATTGAAAAACATAAGTGCCTGATACGATGTCTTCTGCTTCATAAAGACCGCCTTGATTACTCGCAAAACCATCCGCTTGTTCAATAGGACCAAACAGATAGTCAAGAAAATCAAGCGTATGACTGGCCAGGTCGAAAAAGTGACCCCCACCTGAAATTTCCGGTTTCACTCGCCAGGGAAGATCACCTTGTAATTCTTGTTCAGAAGCTTTCTTATGATGCACGGTCCTTACAAATCGAACATTACCGATCTCCTCATTCTCCAACAACTCTTTTACTTTCAAAAGAGCAGGCATCGCTCGACGATAAAAGGCAACGAATAAAGGCACATCGTTGGAACGGCATGTGTCGATCATCTCCTGACATTCTGCTGTGTTTAATGCCATTGGTTTCTCAACATACACCGGCTTCCCAGCTTGGGCTGCAAGAAGCGTATATTCTTTATGAGTCGACGGTGGTGTCGCGATGTAGACAGCGTCCACTTCGTCATCCTGAATCAATTGTCCCGCATTTGTATACCACTTTGGCACTTCGTGTCTCCTAGCATAATCTTGAGCTAGCTCTGAATCACGGCGCATAACCGCCACAAGCTCTGAATACTCTGCTTTTTGGAACCCCGGTCCGCTTTTCTTTTCAGTAACATTCCCGCAACCAATGATCCCCCAACGAATGGTTTTCATGTAAGCCCCCTAGCTAAAAGTTTTTTCTCCTCAATTTCATGCTCCTTAAATTCGTTTACTTCATCTTTAATTCGCATCATTTTCGCATCAAGGTAATGAACGATTTCTGCCGCTTCTTTTAATTCATTGCTTAATTTATCCGGGATCTCCCCTTCAAACTTATAGTAAATCTTGTGCTCTAAACTTGCCCAGAAATCCATGGCGATGGTACGCAATTGAATTTCCACTCTCACAAGTTCTGGTCCTTTCGATAAGAAAACGGGAATTTCAACGATCAAATGCAAGCTTTTGTATCCATTTGGTTTTGGATTTTTCACGTAATCTTTTACATCAATCAGTCGGATATCGTCCTGACTTTCAATCATGTCATAAATACGATAAATATCATTAGTAAAAGAACAGGTTACGCGCACGCCTGCAATATCATTAATATGTTGCTTTACATTTTCAGTCGTAACTTCTAGTCCTTTACGTTCTAGCTTTGCCATAATGCTTTCTGGTGATTTTATTCGTGATTTCACGTGTTCAATTGGATTATGCTGATGAACAAATTGAAATTCATCATTTAAAATTGTTAGTTTAGTGTTAATTTCATCGAGCGCAAATTTATAAATGAACAAAAAATTCTTCCATTCTTCTATTCGTTCTTGGAATTCCTTCTTCATGTTCAAATCATCCTTTCACCTGTTACCGTACCATACTTTTATGAACGGCGTATGAACGGACTTTGACGAACTCGGAACAAATGCCAACGTTGATATGGTAAGATATAATGAAGGGAGGTAAATAATGGATAAACCAAAATTTCATTTTCTAATTATCATAAACCTTTTCATAAGCGCGCTTGCCATGGCCTTGTATGCATTCACTATGTATCAGGATCAAAAGGTAGGATATTCCTTCACCTTTGTCACCCTTTGCTTTTTTTTCATTGTATTGGCGATTTATGGCGTGATAAGAAATCAAAAGCTTCGCGCGAACGATAACCATTAAGGCTTCATTGACAATAAAGAACAGAAGCTTTGTAAAAATAAGCTTCTGTTCTACTTATACTCACCGCTCCTAGCCGATAAAGACAAGGCCAAGCGAAATCGCCACACCGCTTACAATCAATACGATGAAGCAATACCCCATAATGTCCTTTGCCTTTAACCCTGCAATTGCAAGGGCTGGTAAAGCCCAAAACGGTTGGATCATATTTGTCCACGCGTCTCCCCATGCTACAGCCATCGCTGTTTTTGGAATCGATACCCCTAATTCCTTTGCGGCATCAAGCATGATCGGTGCTTGGACCGCCCATTGCCCTCCACCAGACGGTACAAAGAAATTCACAATGCCCGCGCTTAAAAACGCAAAGAACGGAAACGTAAATTCATTTGAAATCGAAACAAAGCCCTGTGAAAGCTGAGCAGCTAGTCCAGAAGCCACCATCATTCCCATAATACCTGCGTAGAAAGGAAACTGAATGATGATCCCACTCGCTCCCTTCACCGCATCACTTACAGCTTCTAGAAAATGGCGGGGTGTTCCATGAAATAGGATTCCTAGAAAAAGAAAACCAAAATTGACGATGTTCAGATTCAATTCAAATCCTGCATTCACAAAATAATAAACCAAATAGGCGAGCCCAACAATTGAAATAACCAAAGAAATGATGCGACTATTCTCAAGTCTTTCGGCTGGCGTTAATTCTTCTTCAAGACTCGCCGCCTCTACGTGCCCTTTTTCAAGCAAGTTTGGATCAATATGTACACGCTCATCTTCTGAAGGTGACATGAAATAATTGATAATAGGTAAAAGAAGAAAGAGAGACGCTACAATCATTAAATTAAACAAAGAAAAAATCGTTTCATTCGTTGATACAATGCCGATCAAATCAGCTGTAAAATGATCAGGCGTGGCAATGGTAAGTGGGATGGAACCAGCAAGCCCGCCATGCCACACAAGAAAACCACTATAAGCACTCGCAATCAGCAAACGGTAATCGACCTTCTTCACCTGTCTCGCAAGTTCTTTCGCATAGAGCGCTCCAATAACAAGACCAAATCCCCAGTTGATCCAGCTTGCAAGCAGAGATACGAGTGTGACGTATACGATCGCTTGCCCCGGTGTTTTCGCTCTTTTTGCAAGAAAATGTAGACCCTTCTTAAAAAGTGGACTACTTGCGAGTACATAACCAGTGACAAGAACAAGCACCATTTGCATGGAAAAAGCAAGTAAACTCCAAAAACCTTCTCCAAAGTATTGAACCATCTGAACTGGTGAACTTCCGGTAAAAATCATTCCGAGAGCAAATACAACGAACGTTAGAATGATCACAAACAAAAACGGATCTGGCAAATACCGTTGCATGATCCGATTTGATAATGAGATGGAAGCTTTAAGCATACATTCAACTCCTTTATGTAATAAGGTACTTCAACTTCATTCGGTAACAATTCTCCTGTTTCCTCCCAAAAAAGAAAACGTTTTCAAAATAAAAATTTCTTATAAATAAAAGAAAGAGCCGCAGTATTGCGACTTTACTTTTCCCTTTCCTCCAAAAAAGCTTGAACCATATCAACATAAGGTTGAGTGAAATAACGGTTGTAATGAATCGTTGAAAGTCGTATTGGATCTCCAAAGAAAAAACGTTCAAATTGCGTTTGTCGGGAGCCAAATGCACTCATCCCAAAATCCCACGCCATTCGAAATAGCTGCACGCGTTCTTTTGCATTGATGTTCGCGCCTTGAAGATATTTCGCCAAATCTTCTTGAATGCCTGAATTAAAGTCCTTCTCCGTAGGAATTGAAATCAGCCCACTGGCACCAAGTAGTTGTATGATCTCAATTAATCTTGGATAAACACCGGAAAAATATTGAATGGCAGCCTTCAATGGCTGACTCTCCGGAACAAGCGTACCATATTGATTTAACCGACTATTGACTTCAGAAGCGACTAGCAGTGCTTTCATAATTTCAAGCGTCGTGATAATTTCACTCATTTTTAACTTAATATGCTCGTACTCTTGAATTTGAATGGCTTCTCCCATTAACTCACATAGTCCAAGAATATATTCTACCTTTACTACCTGCCTGCACACAGCTTGAAATTGTAAGAACGTGTACATACCAGTCGCTTCTTCCATCTCTCCGACAATTTGAGCATCTTTATAAAGAAAGACACATTCCCAGGGGACTAAAACATCCTCAAATACGACGATTGAATCAATTTCCTCAAATTGTGAAGCGAGAGGATGATCAAATCGGGAATCACGATAGCAAAACGATTCCCTACAGATGAATTTCAGTCCTTCGGTGTCAGAAGGAATCATAAAACCGAATAAATAAGCATCATCCAATGTGTAGCCTCCTGCAGGTAGAACGAGTAGTTCATCTGTTAATCCCCCCTGGGTAGCTAACAATCTCGCACCTTTAATGACGATTCCTTCTTCTTTTTCCTCAACTACTTTGGCTGCTGTGACATTCGTATCATCAAAGTACTGACCAGCCGATCGATTAACCTGTGGATTAATAAACGTATGTGTGATGGACAAATCTTTCTCTCTTGCTTTTTCATATAATCTCTTAATGTTATCTCCAAAAGCTTTCTGATCTCGTGCAAAATGCGGTGCTGCATACCCAAGCGTCATAAGTAGTGTATTCATATAATCCGGTGACCTTCCCATCAGTCCTGCACTTAATCTTGCCCACTCCTGAGTTGCCAAGCGGCGATTCGTGAGATCTTCAACCGACGTAGGCTGATGATAAGAAAAACTATAGTCTCCTTTACAATCAAGTGTTGAATATCGAAACAACTTTTGATTAGCAGGCTGACATTGATAATCATAAAGAGCGGCTTTGCTTTTTAAAATGCCTTTAAAAGGCGCCAGTTCCGATAATTTGCCTGAACACCGTCCTCCTTCAATCCATACTTCATTTTGGAGCGCGTCAATTCGTTCAATATACTCTTTTCCGTTAATCATGCCGTCTCCCCTTTTCATAAAACTACTTATTAAACTATGCAACAGTTGCATAAGAATGTAGTGCTTATGCCTTCTTCATGAAAGATTGTAATAAGAATGTGGTTTTTATCCCATACTTACTGATAGGGGTTTTCAAGTCGACTCTTTTGTGGAACAATAGACACAGCCTTTTGAAAGGAGCATGTGAATTGCGTAAATTAACTTACCTATTTATAACAGGTTTATTAATCGTAGTATTAGCAGCCTGTGGAGGAAATGAAGAGAGCAGTAATGACAAAAAACAAGAAGATACAAAGACAGAAGAAAAAGCCGGTGAGCAAGAGCAACCGGAAGTTGATGAAATCGATGCAGACAAAGTAGTAGCGACCGTCAACGATAAAGAAATTAAAGGGGAAGAATTTAATGCCCTTTATACTCAAAGCCAAATGCAATATGTGCAAATGGGTCAGGAAGTACCAAAAGATCAGCTAGATCAAATGAAAAAACAAGTCGCTGAAAGCATGGTTGGTCAGGAACTGATCCTTCAAGCGGCTCAAGAAGAAGGCATTAAAGCTTCCGATGATAAAGTTAAGGAAGAGCTTGAGAATGTCAAAAAAGGCTTTGAAGATGAGAAAAAATTCGAAGCAGCACTTAAAGAAAGTGACATGACGATGGAAGATCTTGAAAAAGAAATCGCGAAAAACATTCAATATACGAAGTACATTGATCAAGAAATTAAAGTTGATGAAGTAAGCGAAGAAGAAATGAAAGAATACTATGAGAAGGCAAAAGAACAGGGTAGTTCTGAAGAAATGCCAGCTTATGAAGATGTGAAACCTCAGATCAAAGAAGGTCTAGAAGGTGAACAGAAAAATAAGAAAACGCAAGAACTGATCGACAAACTTAAAAAAGATGCTGATGTTAAAATCAACATTTAAGTTCCTCGGTGAAAAGCCACTAGCGAAATTACTCGCTGGTGGCTTTTTGATTGTCGTAAAGATGGTCTTCAAGCTGACTTCGAATCTCATCTGGAATCGGCATGCTTTTTTGGACATCAAAATGATAGTTCACGTAAGTCGCGCTTCCTTTCACACAAATGCTCTCGTTCTGATGAATTTCCTCATAGACTTCAAAGCTTGTTCGACCAATTCGCTTAATCCATGTGTAAACAGTTATCGGCGTTCCATAATAAATTTGAGACATGTACTCTGCATTCATTTTTAAAAGAACGCAGTGCCAGTCATGGAAACTTAAATCTGGGTTAAACAAACGAAAGATCGGATCGCGACCAGATTCAAACCATACCGGAATGACCGTATTATTAATGTGTCCTGCTCCGTCTGTTTCTGAGACTCTTGGATCGATTACTTTCTGATACATAAAGCACCTCCTATTGTTTGACTAATTCGCTACGTTGAAGTGCTCTTCCTTTTTATAAGTAGGATGTTCATACGATTAAGAAGAAATGTGGCATTTCATGACGAACGACCGTTCTTTGTTATTCCTCCTCATGCCGTTATACTAGACGTAGATAGACAAGTACTGACTTACTTTAAAGGAGAGTGAAAGCTATGAAGCACCACCCGATTCCTTATTTCTCATTTGAAGGCACAGCGCGTGAGGCTTTGGAATACTACAAGGAAGTCTTCGAAGGCGAAATAACCGATGTTCAAACGTTTGGAGAAGCAAACTTCGAAACGCCACCAGAACTGGACGATCACATCATGCATGCACGCTTTAAAAAAGATGACCTATTTTTCATGGTTTCCGATGTTTTTTTGAATCAAAACGTAACTGTAGGGAATAACATCTCTCTTGCACTCGAACTGGATAGCGCTGAAGAAATAGAGTCGCTCTATGCCCGCCTGAAAGAAAAAGGAACTGTATATATGGAGCTTCAAGATACCTTCTGGGGAGCAACGTTTGCGAAAGTAAAGGATGCCTATGGGGTGATTTGGGATCTTAATTTTGAGAAACCTGGGTCTTCTAACTAGTGATGGAGGTCCGCCATGGGTGTGTGGCGGGCTTTTTGTTGTTGTCGGAACTTTTTTAGAGAGTTGGGCGGGTTTTGCAAGATGCCAGGGGTGTCGCGGAAGGCCCAGACGTGGCTTGGAAAGGGTTTATTGGCCAAATTACTATTTTATTGGCTAAATCCAGAATATATTGTCCAAATCTGAGTTTTATTGGCCAAAATCGAAATTTATTGGCTAAACCTGTTCAAATCCACTTCTAAAAAGTACTTTCTCCCTTTTTTGATACCCTCACACTGAAGGTTCATCGCTCTTAACATTTTTGATGTAGCAGAGACGGAATCCATCCTCAAAAACCGCCTCGCCTCTTGATTCGTAATTTCTCTAGACACAAGTAGCGCATATTCTTGAAGCGCTCTTAAGTGGGCATTCCTAGAATAAGCACCGCAAGTTTCGCAAAACCACCTCCCGTGCAATCTCTGCATAGCCAGACGAGCACACGCTGGACAAGCAACACCAACAATCAATTCGTCCGGAGAAATTGAAAATCGCTTCAGCACGTCTCGGTCAAGGGGCTCATGTAACTTAACAAGAATACGCCCTAACTTTCGTACATCCTTCACCATCAATCGCTCATCACCATACCTCTTATCCAGTAGCTTCACTTTTGTCGGAAGAAACTCACCCCGAATCACTTTTGAAGAAATGAACTGAACCTCCTCTGTCGCTTTAAGGACCGCTCTGCGGTTAGCGACAACAATAAGCGTTTCAATCGGTACTTCTGGGATATTCATTTTTTGAAGCAAAGCTCGAAGTTGGGCGCGCTGCCGCTCCACCTGAGTGAGGGGGTTAGGAAAGGCTTCTTCTTTTGTGTCGGAAATGCGAATCAGCTGGTTGAAGATGGGATCAAACATAAGAGTGCCTGAGATATTTTTCACTTCAAGAATGAGAAGATAGTGCTGAGTCACAACAAGCGTATCTATTTGAAAATAATGGACGCCGTCAAATAGACGCAAGTCATGATAGATCGAAAACCGCTTATCGTCTAAAAAACTTAGCGGGAAATTTAGAGATTTCTCACCTGAAATTCCTGCATGGTACATGGCAATTTGCTCCTTCACTTCTTCAATGCGCGAATGATAGGATGGAAGCCGGTTTAGTAAAAGGCTTAATTTGTGGAGATGATGCGGGGGATCATGATCTTTCTTAATCAAAGGGAGACACTCTCCTCTGGATTTTATTTTCTACCTATACGAATTCATTCTCCACTAATTCATTATTTCCTTTGCTCAATAAAATGAAAAAGCCAGTTCCTCCACATAGAAGGAAGCTGGCTTTCGCACTACCATTTACTCAAGATCAAGATCTGTTACTGCACCTTTTGCGGATGAAGAAACGAGTCTTGCATATTTACCGAGAATACCTGTCTTATATCGAAGTTCAGGGCGTACCCATTCAGCACGGCGACGCTCGAGCTCTTCGTCTGTTACATCAAAATTGATTTGTTGCTTGTCACTATCAATGGTAATCGTGTCGCCTTCTTTCAAGAGGCCGATCGGTCCACCAACAAACGCTTCTGGTGAGACATGACCGATCACAAACCCGTGCGATCCGCCTGAGAAGCGTCCGTCTGTCATAAGAGCAACTTTCCCATTCAATCCTTTACCAACAATCATGGAAGTAATGGAAAGCATTTCCGGCATACCAGGTCCGCCTTTAGGACCTACATTACGAATAACGACAACGTCACCTTCTTTAATATCATCCGCTTCGATTGCTGCCGTTGCTTCTGCTTCGTTATTATAAACA
This genomic interval carries:
- a CDS encoding acyl-CoA thioesterase, whose amino-acid sequence is MYQKVIDPRVSETDGAGHINNTVIPVWFESGRDPIFRLFNPDLSFHDWHCVLLKMNAEYMSQIYYGTPITVYTWIKRIGRTSFEVYEEIHQNESICVKGSATYVNYHFDVQKSMPIPDEIRSQLEDHLYDNQKATSE
- a CDS encoding nuclease-related domain-containing protein gives rise to the protein MIKKDHDPPHHLHKLSLLLNRLPSYHSRIEEVKEQIAMYHAGISGEKSLNFPLSFLDDKRFSIYHDLRLFDGVHYFQIDTLVVTQHYLLILEVKNISGTLMFDPIFNQLIRISDTKEEAFPNPLTQVERQRAQLRALLQKMNIPEVPIETLIVVANRRAVLKATEEVQFISSKVIRGEFLPTKVKLLDKRYGDERLMVKDVRKLGRILVKLHEPLDRDVLKRFSISPDELIVGVACPACARLAMQRLHGRWFCETCGAYSRNAHLRALQEYALLVSREITNQEARRFLRMDSVSATSKMLRAMNLQCEGIKKGRKYFLEVDLNRFSQ
- a CDS encoding VOC family protein codes for the protein MKHHPIPYFSFEGTAREALEYYKEVFEGEITDVQTFGEANFETPPELDDHIMHARFKKDDLFFMVSDVFLNQNVTVGNNISLALELDSAEEIESLYARLKEKGTVYMELQDTFWGATFAKVKDAYGVIWDLNFEKPGSSN